In Methylotenera sp. L2L1, the following proteins share a genomic window:
- a CDS encoding hydantoinase/oxoprolinase family protein encodes MSQKRMMGWDVGGAHLKAVLINDHGHVLDAKQVYCPLWRGINELESAIDSILVEMHAESHAVTMTGELADIFPDRRNGVLEISQTMQRKLSMGKRDVVIEFFAGDKGFVGIDAVEQVTGDIASMNWLASVHFLAKKVPQAIFIDIGSTTTDIALVCDGKPQVQGVTDATRMQFDELVYTGVVRTPLMALAQKIPFSGQLVNIAAEHFATTADVYTLTGDLTPSDNMADTADGADKNVASSARRIARMIGWDAQEAPLSAWVKLADAFKHAQLNLVRQAVLTKLSSEQESNADLQLIGAGAGEFLTVSLAQQLGIQYRSVSDFISAESILIKNMAKVCFPAFAVASLGLSK; translated from the coding sequence ATCTTAAAGCCGTGTTAATTAATGACCATGGGCACGTGTTGGATGCAAAGCAGGTCTATTGCCCATTGTGGAGAGGCATCAATGAGCTGGAGTCTGCAATAGATAGTATTTTGGTAGAGATGCATGCTGAATCACACGCGGTGACGATGACCGGTGAGCTTGCTGATATATTCCCAGACCGCCGCAATGGTGTGTTGGAAATTTCGCAGACAATGCAGCGTAAACTTAGTATGGGTAAACGTGATGTCGTCATTGAGTTCTTTGCTGGTGATAAAGGGTTTGTTGGCATAGATGCAGTAGAACAAGTGACGGGCGATATTGCCTCGATGAACTGGTTGGCGAGTGTCCATTTTTTAGCAAAAAAAGTACCGCAGGCGATTTTTATCGATATTGGCAGTACGACGACCGATATCGCGTTAGTGTGTGATGGTAAGCCACAGGTGCAAGGTGTCACGGATGCGACACGCATGCAGTTTGATGAGTTGGTTTATACTGGGGTAGTACGTACGCCTTTAATGGCTTTAGCCCAAAAAATTCCATTCTCTGGGCAATTGGTGAATATTGCCGCTGAACATTTTGCTACCACAGCAGATGTTTACACATTAACAGGCGATTTAACGCCAAGTGACAATATGGCAGATACCGCAGATGGTGCTGATAAGAATGTTGCATCCAGTGCACGCCGCATAGCAAGAATGATAGGATGGGATGCACAAGAGGCACCCTTGAGCGCATGGGTGAAACTGGCTGATGCGTTTAAACATGCGCAGCTTAACCTTGTACGGCAGGCTGTGTTAACAAAACTGTCATCTGAACAAGAGAGTAACGCTGACCTGCAATTGATTGGTGCTGGTGCCGGTGAGTTTTTAACAGTGTCTCTTGCACAGCAATTAGGTATCCAATATCGCTCAGTGAGTGATTTTATTTCTGCAGAAAGTATATTGATTAAGAATATGGCAAAGGTTTGTTTCCCAGCATTTGCAGTCGCTTCGCTAGGGCTGTCTAAATGA